Genomic window (Fluviispira vulneris):
TTGAAATACCTGTAGGAGTCATAACTGCATTTTTAGGTTGCCCTTTCTTTTTATATTTGATTAGAAAACATGGAGATAAGGCGGCATAAAATATGATGACAGCATTTACAAAAAATATTCTTGCACAAACTAAACAAATCTCTCTTTTTTTATTTCTCTTAATTGCTTTAGTAATTTTTATTCTCTTTAGCAGTTTTGTAGGAGATGTTAAAATAAATATTTCCCATTTATTTCCAGACATTATTAACAATTATTTGGGAAATACTATTTTATTTGAATACCGGCTTCCACGACTCTTAATTGGAGCTTGTGCTGGCGCTCAGTTCGCTATTGCTGGTGCAATATTACAATCTGTCACTAAAAATCAACTCGCTGCACCGAATATCATTGGTATCAACTCTGGAGCTAGTTTTTTTTCGGTATTATCTCTACTCGTTTTTAGCAATACAAGTTTTTTTATTCTACCTATTGCAGCATTTTTAGGAGCTATATTCTCTAGTATTTTAGTTTATATTTTCGCATTTAAAAATGGAATAACACCTTTGCGATTAATTTTATCTGGTATTGGAATCGATGCTTTTTTCCAAGCATGTACAACATTTATCTTAGTAAATAATACCAATGAAGTTGGCTCAATCTATATGTGGCTCTCGGGCAGTCTATGGGGAAAAGAATGGAATGAATTTTATTTTCTTCTTCCATGCACTTTTATCGGATCTTTTCTAGCTATTATTTTATCACAGAGAATAAATATTTTAACTTTAAGTGATGAAATAATAATTGGTCTGGGAGTGAATATAAATTTATCTCGCATTATTTTATTAGCTCTTGCTATTTTTCTTTCATCGAGTGCCGTTTGCGTTGTTGGCCCGATTGGTTTTGTCGGATTAATTATTCCTCACATAATGCGTAAATTATTTGATTATGATTACAAAATAATTATTCCATTTTCTGCCCTTGGAGGAGCATTTCTCGTTATTATCTCTGACACAATTGGCCGAACGATTTTTGCCCCACACGAAGTTCCTGCAGGACTTATAGCAACATTAATCGGCTCTCCCTATTTTATATATTTGCTTCTTAAAGAAAGGTATTAAAAGAATTATGTCTGAAATATATTGCGAAAATTTATGCATTTCCTATTCTCAAAAAGAAATTTTACATAATTTAAATATTAAAATTAGAAAAAATAAAATAACCGCACTCGTTGGCAGCAACGGTTCAGGAAAATCAACTTTATTAAAAACGATAGCGCGGATCATTATGCCTTCCAGTGGGACTGTTTATTTAGATGGAAAATCCATCCATAGCTGTTCAAGCCAAGAAGTTGCAAAGATCTTAGCCATTTTGCCACAATCACCTGAAGCTCCCCAGGAGTTTACTGTTGAGCGACTTGTGCAATATGGAAGATTTCCACGCCAATCTTTTTTTGGATCTTTAAGTCCAAAAGATTATAATGCTATTGATTGGGCACTTAATGTAACAGATATGCAAGAACTCAGACAAAAACGTTTGAGCGATTTATCGGGAGGTCAAAAACAACGAGCTTGGATCGCCATGGCTCTTGCACAGGAAGGAGAATACTTATTTTTAGATGAGCCTACGACTTATTTAGATATGCGCCATCAAATTGAAGTATTAAATATTCTTGAAAATCTGAATCGAACTCAGAAAAAAACCATAGTGATGGTCGTGCATGACATTAATCATGCTGCAAAAATCGCAGATCATATTATTGCGATAAAAAATGGAAAAATTCTAACTGAAGGAAACATTCAACAAATACTAGATGAAAAAATAATTGAAGATATTTTTGGTGTTAAAGGACTTATAATAAGCAATAGAATCGATAATACCCCTCTCTTTTTTCCACTTGAGGTGTCATATGTTTGAAGAAATTGCCAAACAAGCCATTTTAAATAGATTATTTCAAGCTATTATTCGTGAAAAAATAATTCAAAATGATAAAATATCTTACCCAAATAAAAATCGAATAGCAGTAAAGCTTTCACAAAATAAAGAATTATATGCTGAAATAAATCCTTATGCATCATTTGAAAGATTCGATCTTACGAGCACAATCACTCTAATTGATAAAAATGAAACAAAAGAAATTTCTCATCCTTGCGATCTTCTTCAACTCTTTCAAGAAGAGTGGCTCGCAGAAAACAATGATTCAGAAGATATTTTCATGCGTTTTAAAAATGAAATAGAGAATAGTGTTTCGAACATGATATTAGCACAGATGTCATTTGAAATGAATAAATATAAATTTTCGCATAAGAATAATAAACGAATCACATCATCTCTGGATTGGGTCTTAATTGAACGTGAAAAAGATCCTAATTTTAGCCCTATGGCCTTTTACGAACAATGTGTCATAAAAGGCCATCCTCTTCATCCAGGCGCAAAAACTCGTATGGGTTTAAATTTAGAAGAACTCATTGCTTATTCGCCAGAATGGCGAAAAATTGTGCCGTTAAAAATGCTAGCTGTTCACAAAGATTATTGTAAAGTAACATTAATCGAGTTTACCCATTTCAGAGATTTACTCTTAGCAGACTATCCTAATTTTTCCGATAAAATATTAATAGAAGCAGAAAAAAACAATATTGATTTTCAAAACTATGAACTGATACCTGTTCACCCATGGCAATATAAACATACCATTAAAGTTCTATTTAAGCATTATCTTTCAGAAAAAATAATTGTTCCTTTAAACTCAATTGAAATCCCTGCACGTTCATTAGTTTCTTTTCGTTCATTTGCTCCTGAAAATACAGATATGATTAAACGGTTTCATATAAAAACAGCAATAAATATTTTGACCACAAGCGATGTGCGCACAATTTCTCCCCGCTCGACCCAAAGTGGTCCACTTATTTCACAAATACTGAAAACAATTCAATTGAGTCTTCCCGATTTCTTATGTGGTAAATTTAAAATTCAAGGCGAAATATCAGGAATTTATTTCGAGGAAAAATCGACTTTGGTCGATTCCTCTGTCAGAGACTCACTTGGAAGAAATTTAAGTTGCCTTATGCGGGAAAATCCAGAGAAAAATTTATCGGTTAATGAAATATGTATGCCTGCAGCTGCACTGCTTGAAATCTCTCCTATTAGTGAAAAATTAATTTTAACTGAGCTAATTGAACAATTTGCAAATACTGAAAATAATTCTTCACTTTATATTGCTGCCCTAGAGTTTTTTAAAAAATATATCTCTATATCTATTCCATCTCTATTAACCCTTATGAGTAAATACGGCATTAGCCTCGAAGCACATCTACAAAATAGCACTCCTATTTTCAAAAAAGGAGTTCCTCATTGCCTATTAGTAAGAGATTTTGCTGATATAAGAATTTCACAAGAGCGACTTGAAAGGCAAAATTATTTTCTCAATCTCACCATAAAAAACTCTCTTATATTTTGCAAAAATGATTCTTATTTACATAAGAATATATTTTATTCATTTTTCCAAAGTCATATTGGGGAAATTATTATTGCAATACGCAAAGAATTCAATATTGATGAAAAATTACTTTGGAATTATGTGAAAGAACTGTGTCAAAATACTTTTGCTGAATTAAAAAAAGATCCTATTATTGCGGACCAAGTCACGAAAGATGAAAAATTTCTTTTCCAAGAAAATATTCAATTAAAAGCTTTAACCCTTATGCGTTTAAAAGGGGAGTTGACAGAATATTATTTCGTTAATATAGCCAATCCAATCCCCTAACATAAAACTTCTTTTTTAGAAAAAAATCAGAGTTGATTTTTTTCTACTATTTATCAGATATTGTTTTAGATATATTGTTTTTATTTTGCAAAAATTGCTTCTCTCTCCGATGAACAAGTTCATTGACAACTGAAGCACAACAAATATTACCCCAAGTGTTCACCATCGTACGAAACCGATCTAAAATTCGATCAAGAGGTAACAAAAGTGTGATTGAAGACACTGGAATATTTACAGCACGTAATACTGTTACCATCGTGATCAAACCACTTTCAGGCACACCGGCAGCTCCCATACCTGCAACAATAGATGTCACAAAAATAATAATTTGATGACTTAAAGAAAGCTCTAAACCCAAAATTTGTGCAAAGAAAATAGCTGCAGAAGCTTCATACATCACTGTACTGCCTAAATTAATCGTTGCAGTAAAAGGCATGACAAAACGGTTGACATCATCACGTACTTTTTCTTTTTCTGCTGCATCCATAGCTAAAGGTAAAGTGGCAAGCGAACTTGAAGTTCCAAATGCAGTCACAAGTGCGGCGGATGAGCTTTTAGAAAATTGTTTTAATGCCCTTCTCGCTACAAACTTTACGGCTAACAATTGCCAACCTATCTGTAGGCAAAGACCTGCACCGAAGACCAAGACAAACATAGCAAGGCCTTTAATATCTTGCATGAGGTGACCTTCTTGGACAGATTGTGCCACTCCTGTTCCCAGCAAAGAAAAAATACCGAGCGGACTTAATAAGATAACCCAAGTGATCATTTTTATAAAAACATTGCGAATCCCAGTAAAGAAAACAGAAACAGATTTTGCTGAATCTCCACAGGATGCACAAGCCACTGCAAATGCCAAACCAAATAAAACCACAGGCATAATTTCTAATTTAACCGCAGCTTCTAAAATATTCTGAGGAAAAAGACTCGTAATAAAAATTTCAAAAGTCATTGGGGTATTTTGTTGTAAGGTAGAATCTTTTCCGAGAATTAAGATAGGATCAATACCAACCCCAGGCTTAAATGTATTAAATAAGAAAAGCCCAATGAGCACCGCGGTACACACGCTTGTAAGTATGTATAAAAACGTATACATCCCAATAGAGCCAAGCTTTTTTAAACTTCCCATGGAAGTCACTGCGCTGACTAAAGCGGAAAAAATAAGAGGAAGAACAAGCATTTTGAGCATATTAAAAAAGACTTCACCAATCCAACGAATGGATATCATAAACTCTGGAAACAGAGTTCCCATAAAAAAACCTAAAATCACTGACAAAAATATAAGTATTGTGTTGATATTTTTAAAATTCAAAAACTTTTTTTTGTCCTGTATGACCATAAAACCAATCCTCTTCATAAAATCAAAAATGGGAGCAGACAATATGATTATTTTTGCAAAAGTACAGTTCAATAAATCAATTTTAAACTTTTTTTATTTCAATATTTAAAAAATAAATTAAATATACTTACATAATATCAAATAGATATTGTAGAGTGAAAAAGTTCGAAGTGGTTTTATCCAAAACAATTATTTGACACACATCAAATGCGAGGACGATTCATGAAAGAAATCCAGAAAATTCAAAAACGAAGTGAAGTAAAAACAGAAGAGACTTGGAATTTAACTGATCTTTTTCAAGATTTCAGCCATTGGACTAATGAATTTAATAAATTACCCAGTGAAGATGATTTAGAAAAACTCATAGAAAGTAAATATAAAAACAAACTTTCTCAATCTCCTGAAATTATTTATGATTGCTTAAAGTGTAGAGATGAATTGAGCCTTCGTCTCGAAAATTTATTTGTTTATGCATCTCTCCGTAACACAGAAGATGTAAAAAATACTGAATCAAGTGAAGCAGTGGGTAAAATTGAAATTAAGCATTCTGGATTGATGTCTAAATTTGCTTTCTTAGAACCAGAATTATTAAAAATATCCCAGATTAACGAATGGATTAAAATTGAACCTTTAAAAACTTATCAATTTAAAATAATGGAGCTAATTAGAAAAAAACCTCATATATTAACTGAACAAGAAGAAAGTCTATTAGCAAAATTATCTGTTTCCTTAAATATTTTTGATGAAATTCATAGTAAATGGAACAATGCCGATCTTAAATTTTCAAACGCACTTGATAGCAATGGCAAAGAACATATTGTTTCAAACTCACGTTACTCTCTCAACTTACAGGCAAAAGACCGTGTATTAAGAAAAAATACATACAATTCATATAACAGTGAAATTTGCAAATGGCGTAACACAATTACATCCAACTACTATGGGAATATGTTATCTGGTTCCACTGTAGCTAAAGTAAGAAAATTTTCAGGATATTTAGAAGCTGAACTTTTTGATGATGCTATTCCTGTAAGCTTATATGATGGCTTAATAGATGCTATTAAAAAAAATATTTCTTTGCTCCATCGTAGCATGAAGTTGCGCAAGAAATTATTGAAAATTGATGCTGTCCAACCTTATGATAGAGCTGTTTCTTTATTTGAAAGTAAAGAAGAAGTTACTTTTACATGGGAGGAAGGTAGAGATATTGTACTTAAAGCTATAGCACCTCTCGGAGAAGAGTATGTTGCAATAGCTACCCAAGGTCTGACTCAGGATAGATGGGTTGATAGAGCAGAAAATGAAGGAAAAAGATCTGGAGCTTTTTCTTGGGGCACCTATACTTCTCGACCATATATGCTGCAAACTTGGACTGGTACTTTAAGTGATGTCTATACCCTAGCACATGAATTAGGCCACTCGATGCATTCCTATTACAGTCATAAGCACCAACCTTATCATAATGCAAATTATACAATATTCGTTGCAGAAGTCGCCAGCACATTGAATGAAGCTCTCTTAAGTGACTATATTTTAACTCATATGAAGGATTCAGACCTTGCAAAATCCGTTCTGTCTGAAAACATAGAAAACTTTGAGGGAACTGTTTTACGTCAAGTTTTATTTGCTGCATTTGAGCGAGAGGCATCTTTAATTGCAGATAAAGAAGAATCGTTTACTCCGGACACACTTGAAGAAATTTATTTAAATTTGAATAAATTTTGGTATGGAAGTGAGTGTGAATATCCTGAGTATGTAAAGCATGAGTGGATGCGTATCCCTCATTTTTATTCCGCTTTTTATGTTTATAAATATGCCACCAGCTACTGCGCTTCACTTGCCCTTTCTGAAAATCTTCGCACT
Coding sequences:
- a CDS encoding FecCD family ABC transporter permease, which encodes MMTAFTKNILAQTKQISLFLFLLIALVIFILFSSFVGDVKINISHLFPDIINNYLGNTILFEYRLPRLLIGACAGAQFAIAGAILQSVTKNQLAAPNIIGINSGASFFSVLSLLVFSNTSFFILPIAAFLGAIFSSILVYIFAFKNGITPLRLILSGIGIDAFFQACTTFILVNNTNEVGSIYMWLSGSLWGKEWNEFYFLLPCTFIGSFLAIILSQRINILTLSDEIIIGLGVNINLSRIILLALAIFLSSSAVCVVGPIGFVGLIIPHIMRKLFDYDYKIIIPFSALGGAFLVIISDTIGRTIFAPHEVPAGLIATLIGSPYFIYLLLKERY
- a CDS encoding ABC transporter ATP-binding protein, with protein sequence MSEIYCENLCISYSQKEILHNLNIKIRKNKITALVGSNGSGKSTLLKTIARIIMPSSGTVYLDGKSIHSCSSQEVAKILAILPQSPEAPQEFTVERLVQYGRFPRQSFFGSLSPKDYNAIDWALNVTDMQELRQKRLSDLSGGQKQRAWIAMALAQEGEYLFLDEPTTYLDMRHQIEVLNILENLNRTQKKTIVMVVHDINHAAKIADHIIAIKNGKILTEGNIQQILDEKIIEDIFGVKGLIISNRIDNTPLFFPLEVSYV
- a CDS encoding IucA/IucC family protein — its product is MFEEIAKQAILNRLFQAIIREKIIQNDKISYPNKNRIAVKLSQNKELYAEINPYASFERFDLTSTITLIDKNETKEISHPCDLLQLFQEEWLAENNDSEDIFMRFKNEIENSVSNMILAQMSFEMNKYKFSHKNNKRITSSLDWVLIEREKDPNFSPMAFYEQCVIKGHPLHPGAKTRMGLNLEELIAYSPEWRKIVPLKMLAVHKDYCKVTLIEFTHFRDLLLADYPNFSDKILIEAEKNNIDFQNYELIPVHPWQYKHTIKVLFKHYLSEKIIVPLNSIEIPARSLVSFRSFAPENTDMIKRFHIKTAINILTTSDVRTISPRSTQSGPLISQILKTIQLSLPDFLCGKFKIQGEISGIYFEEKSTLVDSSVRDSLGRNLSCLMRENPEKNLSVNEICMPAAALLEISPISEKLILTELIEQFANTENNSSLYIAALEFFKKYISISIPSLLTLMSKYGISLEAHLQNSTPIFKKGVPHCLLVRDFADIRISQERLERQNYFLNLTIKNSLIFCKNDSYLHKNIFYSFFQSHIGEIIIAIRKEFNIDEKLLWNYVKELCQNTFAELKKDPIIADQVTKDEKFLFQENIQLKALTLMRLKGELTEYYFVNIANPIP
- a CDS encoding dicarboxylate/amino acid:cation symporter, with amino-acid sequence MVIQDKKKFLNFKNINTILIFLSVILGFFMGTLFPEFMISIRWIGEVFFNMLKMLVLPLIFSALVSAVTSMGSLKKLGSIGMYTFLYILTSVCTAVLIGLFLFNTFKPGVGIDPILILGKDSTLQQNTPMTFEIFITSLFPQNILEAAVKLEIMPVVLFGLAFAVACASCGDSAKSVSVFFTGIRNVFIKMITWVILLSPLGIFSLLGTGVAQSVQEGHLMQDIKGLAMFVLVFGAGLCLQIGWQLLAVKFVARRALKQFSKSSSAALVTAFGTSSSLATLPLAMDAAEKEKVRDDVNRFVMPFTATINLGSTVMYEASAAIFFAQILGLELSLSHQIIIFVTSIVAGMGAAGVPESGLITMVTVLRAVNIPVSSITLLLPLDRILDRFRTMVNTWGNICCASVVNELVHRREKQFLQNKNNISKTISDK
- the pepF gene encoding oligoendopeptidase F, which produces MKEIQKIQKRSEVKTEETWNLTDLFQDFSHWTNEFNKLPSEDDLEKLIESKYKNKLSQSPEIIYDCLKCRDELSLRLENLFVYASLRNTEDVKNTESSEAVGKIEIKHSGLMSKFAFLEPELLKISQINEWIKIEPLKTYQFKIMELIRKKPHILTEQEESLLAKLSVSLNIFDEIHSKWNNADLKFSNALDSNGKEHIVSNSRYSLNLQAKDRVLRKNTYNSYNSEICKWRNTITSNYYGNMLSGSTVAKVRKFSGYLEAELFDDAIPVSLYDGLIDAIKKNISLLHRSMKLRKKLLKIDAVQPYDRAVSLFESKEEVTFTWEEGRDIVLKAIAPLGEEYVAIATQGLTQDRWVDRAENEGKRSGAFSWGTYTSRPYMLQTWTGTLSDVYTLAHELGHSMHSYYSHKHQPYHNANYTIFVAEVASTLNEALLSDYILTHMKDSDLAKSVLSENIENFEGTVLRQVLFAAFEREASLIADKEESFTPDTLEEIYLNLNKFWYGSECEYPEYVKHEWMRIPHFYSAFYVYKYATSYCASLALSENLRTDKEKTREKIFSFLKAGGSKSPLDILKDAGIDFLNSDPVANAFENYKRNIELAEKTFS